A stretch of the Neodiprion lecontei isolate iyNeoLeco1 chromosome 4, iyNeoLeco1.1, whole genome shotgun sequence genome encodes the following:
- the LOC107225047 gene encoding aminopeptidase N, whose product MGRTTVFLTVLAAVLFLGSVAAYPKQSARQKRSVDLNEVYSMIGSYRLPKEIHPTSYRLELQPFIKEGKFKGRVKIHIVPTDKTDRITLNVHPDLQISHSDVRVTQLDSSPTKEARPSGMLTVNVARTERHTKRPWYIIHLEQILDVQDLYEVDITFSGNITTNATQGFFRNQYKDTSGQEHFFVATYLRPNHAQRMFPCFDEPAYKATFNLSVTRPRNYTARSNTPVEKTEDVSGEPDIVWDHFAQTPQISSHQLALVISDFESISPTTKVNEMNGKSLDIRIWSRKEYLETLQAVPDKVVKIINYLQDFFNSSILVPKLDIMAIPMYSASQASDNWGLMFLKESELSSTGVWSTAYQIAYQWIGQFATPFWWSDSLVNEALNSYLASMTTLEIYPDELEGKWPTTALYSLYYEFGKRFPFSRINGIRQDATAAKTALVFRMFNYTLGNDLMQRSLRRFIHNQWREKSRTFFADDIYTCLNDVANESQKLIPDLTLNNIAASWINRDRLPLVTVTRDYGSGNITFSQEVYLRDRPQEPSEKSKYTWYIPIVIVSQAQLDFSKTVPTVWMMKDADRSLTIKDVAANDSFVIVNPEEIGMFPVNYDSRNWGMLAKFLQGPEREKIPVLTRAKLLHDAWNIAYAGDLCFEIALNMTLFLKEERSHVVWEPVFPMIDHIGRRIENSCVHLKFEAFIRSLLKPVYARLGEIPRPGEPLWKTQLRGVTKNFLCKAGYEPCIKEAREQYKKWMANEEPDKGNPVAHEFICPVFKWGTDDEWDFGLKRVINFPVNSPERNKSERTYLLKTLAGCPKDASKIKKLLAETILGKNSDFTDADIHLIFSMLTGSATGYTTLFNFLSENWDEIKLKFQDKKHLWDGIVNSATLSFNTQDGYDMVSELYVSRQGEVETTDAIIEKALKNIKEETQWSEENLPVIERWLTANLSKEDLDAIAAASTATTTMAAPHAG is encoded by the exons ATGGGGCGAACCACCGTTTTTTTGACGGTACTAGCTGCCGTCTTATTTTTGGGATCCGTCGCAGCTTACCCAAAACAG AGTGCTAGACAGAAGCGTAGCGTCGATCTCAATGAAGTCTATTCGATGATCGGCTCGTATCGACTCCCAAAAGAAATTCATCCGACCAGTTATCGCCTTGAGCTACAACCTTTCATTAAGGAAGGCAAGTTCAAGGGCCGTGTAAAGATCCACATCGTCCCAACCGACAAGACTGATAGAATCACATTAAATGTTCATCCGGACCTACAAATTTCTCACTCGGATGTCCGGGTCACTCAACTGGATTCTTCTCCAAC AAAGGAAGCACGGCCATCCGGGATGTTGACCGTCAATGTGGCCAGGACTGAACGCCACACAAAGAGACCGTGGTACATCATTCACCTCGAACAAATACTAGACGTACAGGATCTCTATGAGGTCGACATCACATTCTCGGGAAATATTACCACAAATGCTACTCAAGGATTCTTCAGGAATCAGTACAAGGATACCAGCGGCCAAGAGCA TTTCTTCGTTGCTACTTATCTACGACCAAATCATGCACAAAGGATGTTTCCGTGCTTTGACGAACCAGCTTACAAAGCCACCTTTAATCTCAGTGTAACTCGGCCAAGAAATTACACGGCTCGCTCCAATACCCCGGTAGAAAAGACCGAAGATGT GTCGGGAGAACCGGACATTGTGTGGGATCACTTCGCACAGACGCCTCAAATATCATCGCATCAACTGGCACTCGttatttctgattttgaaaGTATAAGCCCGACAACAAAGGTAAATGAAATGAACGGAAAGAGCCTAGACATCAGGATCTGGAGTCGGAAGGAGTATTTGGAGACCCTGCAAGCGGTCCCAGACAAAGTTGTCAAGATCATCAATTACCTACAAGACTTCTTTAACTCTTCAATCCTGGTTCCCAAGCTGGACATTATGGCTATTCCAATGTATTCAGCGTCCCAGGCATCAGACAACTGGGGCCTCATGTTTTTAAA GGAGAGTGAACTGAGCAGCACTGGAGTCTGGTCTACGGCATACCAAATAGCCTATCAATGGATTGGACAGTTTGCAACGCCGTTTTGGTGGAGTGATTCTCTAGTGAATGAAGCCCTCAATTCGTATTTGGCGTCAATGACTACGCTCGAG ATATACCCCGATGAACTGGAGGGAAAGTGGCCTACAACCGCTCTCTACTCTCTTTACTATGAGTTCGGTAAACGGTTCCCGTTCTCCAGAATCAATGGAATCAGACAAGACGCCACTGCTGCCAAAA CTGCGTTGGTATTCCGAATGTTCAACTACACTCTTGGAAACGACTTGATGCAACGAAGTCTTCGGAGATTTATCCACAATCAGTGGCGAGA AAAGTCGAGGACCTTTTTCGCGGATGATATTTACACCTGCTTGAACGACGTGGCCAACGAGTCGCAAAAGCTGATTCCCGATCTAACTTTGAACAACATTGCTGCCTCCTGGATCAACCGGGACAGATTGCCTCTCGTCACGGTCACTCGTGATTACGGATCAGGGAATATAACTTTCAGTCAG GAAGTTTACTTGAGAGACCGACCTCAAGAGCCTTCTGAGAAGAGTAAGTACACTTGGTACATACCCATCGTAATCGTCTCCCAAGCCCAGCTTGACTTCAGTAAAACTGTACCAACGGTGTGGATGATGAAGGATGCGGACAGAAGCCTGACCATAAAAGACGTAGCGGCAAACGATAGTTTTGTTATTGTAAATCCAGAGGAAATAG GTATGTTCCCCGTCAACTACGATTCTCGCAACTGGGGAATGCTGGCCAAGTTCCTGCAGGgtccagagagagagaaaattccAGTTCTAACCCGTGCCAAACTGTTACACGACGCATGGAATATCGCATACGCCGGAGATCTGTGTTTCGAAATAGCTCTGAACATGACGCTGTTCCTGAAGGAAGAAAGAAGTCACGTGGTTTGGGAGCCGGTATTCCCGATGATCGATCACATCGGAAGGCGCATTGAAAACAGCTGCGTACATCTCAAGTTTGAG gcGTTTATTCGCTCGCTGCTAAAGCCTGTGTACGCGAGACTCGGAGAAATACCACGACCGGGAGAACCTCTGTGGAAAACGCAATTGAGAGGAGTGACGAAGAACTTCTTGTGCAAGGCTGGATACGAACCTTGTATCAAGGAAGCGCGGGAGCAGTACAAGAAGTGGATGGCTAATGAAGAACCGGACAAAGGAAACCC AGTGGCGCACGAATTCATCTGCCCAGTTTTCAAATGGGGAACCGACGATGAGTGGGACTTTGGATTAAAACGTGTGATAAACTTCCCGGTGAACTCACCGGAAAGAAACAAGAGCGAGCGTACCTATCTGCTTAAGACCTTGGCAGGGTGCCCGAAGGATGCATCAAAGATTAAAAA GCTGCTCGCGGAAACGATACTTGGAAAGAACTCTGACTTCACGGATGCGGACATACATCTGATATTCAGCATGCTAACGGGAAGCGCAACGGGATATACAACCTTGTTCAATTTCCTTTCTGAGAACTGGGACGAGATAAAGTTAAAATTCCAGGATAAAAAGCACCTTTGGGACGGAATCGTGAATTCCGCGACGTTGTCTTTCAACACGCAGGACGGCTACGACATGGTGTCAGAATTGTACGTCAGCCGTCAAGGGGAAGTTGAGACGACCGATGCTATTATCGAAAAAGCTTTGAAGAACATCAAGGAGGAGACGCAGTGGAGCGAGGAGAACCTGCCGGTTATAGAACGCTGGTTGACGGCGAACCTTTCTAAGGAAGATCTGGATGCCATAGCCGCTGCCAGCACCGCCACCACGACAATGGCCGCGCCTCACGCAGGATAA
- the LOC107225046 gene encoding eEF1A lysine and N-terminal methyltransferase homolog, producing MDLLPKSHEEFSQQTYWNTFFSKRGKKAFEWYGEYPELCGHLHKYIKPKDDVLVVGCGNSTLSMDLYDVGYRNITNIDISHVVIRQMIDQNKTQRPAMIFEQMDATAMSYPNDKFSVVLDKGTLDALMPDESEDVISQVDKLFGEISRVLRVGGRYVCVSLLQEHILRKLLSYFPQADFMFRVTRCYEAEAKTREEDGSAMPVFVVIATKFKKLPALVLEVGLVEGSLERVSTTDDIISAIKSAQQMAVICSGLHKGNVVDVGEVSLDLYRPGEKHLRYTIYVLDQPYARENEIYAAFIVPQGRETMWLFCTKEGRQQLLKTTKRNRLVIVTLRREHTYESLDAVKKELSITVRNLAPAGVSNDAQIPYLSLASNVGKREVCYEGDSKFSGQYVIEEIEDDNGSVFRRLIFLNNQFVIQSEAKLKIVKSRRGKPKKVVDPGYLACEHHIYMSIGVSMIAKNANQNDIAIIGLGGGGLCTFLRQCLPEINITAVDIDEAMLQIATNYFGLVQDAKLKVEIADGLKFILDSANQGRKFSAILFDVDSKDTTMGMSCPPKQFIETSILQAVAKCIGETGLFILNLVCRDPELKRTVLSALKSSFKSIYSYNLESDVNEVVFCTVSESDDKAAWKEHIKNAATSLNRQVQTRKLQNEDIVDVADLLERLTLQ from the exons atggaTCTACTGCCTAAATCGCACGAGGAATTCAGTCAGCAAACTTATTGGAATACGTTTTTTTCAAAGCGTGGAAAGAAAGCCTTTGAATG gtACGGTGAGTATCCAGAATTATGCGGGCATCTCCACAAATATATAAAACCAAAAGATGACGTTTTGGTAGTTGGCTGTGGAAACTCGACACTGAGCATGGATCTGTACGATGTTGGTTATAG GAATATCACTAACATCGATATATCGCACGTTGTGATCAGGCAAATGATAGATCAGAATAAAACGCAGAGACCTGCCATGATATTTGAACAAATGGACGCCACAGCAATGAGCTATCCTAACGATAAATTCAGTGTCGTATTAGATAAAGGGACTTTGGACGCTTTGATGCCCGATGAAAGTGAGGATGTTATTTCACAAGTAGATAAGCTGTTTGGG GAAATATCAAGAGTTTTGAGAGTTGGAGGAAGATACGTTTGTGTATCGTTATTGCAAGAGCATATTCTTAGAAAGTTACTCTCCTATTTTCCTCAAGCTGATTTTATGTTCAGAGTAACTCGCTGCTACGAAGCTGAAGCAAAAACCCGCGAAGAAGATGGTAGTGCAATGCCAGTGTTTGTAGTAATTGCTACGAAATTTAAGAAGCTACCAGCACTG GTTCTTGAAGTGGGCTTGGTTGAAGGTTCTTTAGAACGCGTTTCTACTACCGATGATATTATTTCAGCCATTAAGTCTGCTCAACAAATGGCAGTTATTTGCTCGGGACTTCATAAAGGAAATGTTGTGGATGTTGGAGAGGTTTCTTTGGACTTATATAGACCTGGAGAAAAGCATTTAAGATATACAATATACGTTTTAGATCAGCCATATGCAagggaaaatgaaatatatgcTGCCTTCATAGTTCCACAAGGAAG AGAAACAATGTGGCTTTTTTGCACTAAAGAGGGTCGGCAACAGCTGCTGAAAACTACCAAGAGAAACAGATTGGTAATAGTGACTTTGCGTCGAGAGCATACATACGAAAGTTTGGATGCAGTAAAAAAGGAGCTTAGCATTACTGTTCGTAACTTGGCCCCAGCAGGAGTCAGTAACGATGCTCAAATTCCTTATCTATCTTTGGCGTCGAATGTTGGAAAACGCGAAGTTTGCTATGAAGGTGATAGTAAATTCAGTGGACAATATGTTATCGAAGAAATTGAAGATGATAATGGCTCAGTGTTTAGAAGACTGATATTTCTGAACAATCAATTTGTCATCCAGAGTGAAGCCAAACTAAAAATCG TCAAATCAAGACGAGGAAAACCGAAAAAAGTAGTGGATCCTGGATATCTGGCTTGCGAGCATCATATCTATATGAGTATCGGAGTTTCAATGATCGCAAAGAATGCTAATCAAAATGATATTGCTATCATCGGTCTTGGTGGTGGAGGTCTCTGCACATTTTTGCGTCAGTGCCTACCTGAG ATCAATATTACAGCAGTCGACATAGATGAAGCTATGCTCCAGATAGCAACTAATTATTTTGGCCTAGTACAAGATGCTAaattgaaagttgaaattgCAGATGGTCTGAAATTTATTCTAGACTCGGCAAATCAAGGAAGAAAATTCAGTGCAATTCTTTTTGATGTAGACAGCAAAGATACCACTATGGGCATGAGTTGCCCACCAAAGCAGTTCATTGAAACGTCTATCCTGCAGGCGGTTGCAAAATGCATAGGAGAAACCGgacttttcattttaaatttagTGTGTCGAGATCCAGAACTTAAGCGCACGGTGCTAAGTGCACTTAAATCCAGTTTCAAATCAATATATTCTTACAATCTTGAAAGTGATGTGAACGAAGTCGTGTTCTGCACAGTTTCGGAGTCGGACGACAAAGCAGCATGGAAAGAACATATTAAAAATGCTGCTACAAGCCTGAATCGACAAGTACAGACCCggaaattgcaaaatgaagATATCGTGGACGTGGCAGATCTGCTCGAACGACTAACCTTGCAATGA
- the LOC124292593 gene encoding uncharacterized protein LOC124292593, whose translation MVSREMWANTCRFSPKIFDDVETDLLIAIFEHLKERGLHTTWLPVKRLNNFGPLLWIVPGPLWSSRFHMSEAFKVTNGDRSKGCLVLDLSNGFNVRSESCTATHPYLCIVEKDYFVQGACPPKYIASPIPGDERCFNLMKSEERIDWRGAMNSCTTAQIDNPFIEQLFSGVARKRDLKETEFCWIGGDGRYTSNTVAMAVNGESRNLNTSVKLRCIFCQIDTPIHPAPSISLKFYQNDKQLRLSVHGEEALWKLSSSDPGIRCFTDANGDLIRNVKLKRISDQRWTSKDIEPGIDFEDRVDLNVDIHKTVYRLKISDRGPGSYICEAHTVGGELLSTKPVIAYDDLKGNTFALGLEVIGACESIEKCDPTFYDMYKKLATDIEETTSEQLVEDIRLMRILKITPDGNVSVLCHVTTKYFDNENFAAEVSANAFMRSKRLFQLLAAMNPRTYKFIFLRNCDGCLRSVTGKGENHLVWPYTHVGVTAVSEEICLDSKGLPVHRVCEGSYMQGGAWSEPSGECASDISPLTRRFYEISRNVQAYDRESGDEVLRLVENVEQFSTADIYFLSKIIEHEAATHVSTEVTLEDISRISIILDKVMRTDKTVLRQSVILNSTNILLDSLGRLLDYASTTISTEYLAEDDGLISIVRSNLIIYISDPNITNVTGLALIKNSTNSTVVSSSFFEFNLVPLGPDHSIENVAELGDVEVATWLPRNLLDLLMKPNYTNFNSSMENSTVKDPLRVVTTLFYDDTVFDSGLRAQNPNEVSSRVISMSVPGYGANLPFPIPLLFKPLKGASQQTKTCAFWDFDYVSISTVASFSAWSEDGCQNSGRTRDLSGELNVCLCSHLTHFAQLVLGHFPGPEEVGDPVSIQHGQALEVITVIGCVLSMVGVCGILITATVFKTWRKKPGSKVLIQLALALGLEKFVIGILPIVDSVNYPIPCIVTGALLHYAVLAEFSWMLVTAWLQFKRYVTVLGATRPPRFLLKAAAFAWGVPMIIVSIVAGIDPYAYMPGTDSKVTYCYVSGIAQYVGLLGPVIIVISLNAFLFVRVIHSILGAQNKRPNFHADKTLVIAQLRLGIMLFFLLGITWVFGLFAKIGGGLLFSYLFCITATLQGFVLFTFFIICDPDTRQLWYSLIKLTGKASGTISPNSSPSSAISEYSQRY comes from the coding sequence ATGGTTTCCAGGGAAATGTGGGCCAACACCTGTAGGTTTTCCCCCAAGATCTTCGACGACGTGGAAACCGACTTGTTGATCGCAATTTTTGAACACCTCAAAGAACGCGGGTTGCACACCACGTGGCTTCCCGTTAAAAGATTGAACAATTTTGGTCCTCTGCTTTGGATCGTCCCGGGTCCACTCTGGAGTTCGCGTTTCCACATGTCGGAGGCATTTAAAGTGACTAATGGAGATAGAAGCAAAGGGTGTCTGGTGCTCGATTTATCGAATGGTTTCAACGTGAGGTCTGAGAGTTGCACCGCCACTCATCCCTACCTGTGTATCGTGGAGAAGGATTATTTCGTGCAAGGTGCCTGTCCCCCGAAGTACATTGCCTCGCCAATTCCGGGGGATGAGCGGTGCTTCAATCTGATGAAGAGCGAGGAGAGAATCGACTGGCGAGGGGCTATGAACAGCTGCACGACCGCGCAAATAGACAATCCGTTTATCGAACAACTATTTTCTGGAGTGGCGAGGAAGCGGGATTTGAAGGAGACGGAGTTTTGCTGGATAGGAGGTGACGGCAGATACACCAGCAACACCGTGGCAATGGCTGTGAACGGTGAATCCAGAAATTTGAATACCAGCGTTAAACTACGTTGCATATTTTGCCAAATTGATACACCGATTCATCCTGCTCCCAGCATTAGTTTGAAGTTTTACCAAAACGATAAACAGCTTCGCCTTAGTGTTCATGGCGAAGAAGCTCTGTGGAAGTTGTCATCGTCCGATCCCGGAATTCGATGTTTTACCGACGCGAATGGAGACTTGATTCGGAACGTTAAACTGAAGAGGATCTCGGATCAGCGATGGACGTCTAAAGACATTGAGCCAGGCATCGACTTCGAGGATCGCGTTGACCTCAACGTAGATATCCACAAGACGGTTTATCGACTGAAAATCAGTGATAGAGGCCCTGGCTCTTACATTTGTGAGGCTCACACGGTCGGTGGAGAATTATTGTCCACGAAACCTGTGATTGCTTACGACGATCTAAAGGGGAACACGTTCGCGCTGGGGCTTGAGGTCATCGGTGCTTGTGAAAGCATCGAAAAATGCGACCCGACGTTCTAcgatatgtataaaaaacttGCTACCGACATCGAGGAAACGACGTCTGAACAGTTGGTAGAGGATATTAGGTTGATGCGAATCCTCAAAATTACCCCGGACGGTAACGTAAGTGTTTTATGTCACGTAACCACGAAATActttgacaatgaaaattttgctgCAGAGGTTAGCGCGAACGCGTTTATGAGGTCGAAGCGATTGTTTCAGCTACTAGCTGCCATGAACCCGCGAACGTAcaagttcatttttttacgCAACTGCGACGGTTGCCTGAGGTCGGTCACTGGCAAAGGTGAGAATCACTTGGTGTGGCCTTATACACATGTCGGGGTTACCGCTGTTTCAGAAGAAATTTGCTTGGACTCGAAGGGACTTCCAGTGCACCGAGTTTGCGAGGGAAGCTACATGCAAGGGGGTGCATGGTCCGAGCCATCCGGCGAATGCGCGAGTGACATTTCACCGTTAACGAGGAGGTTTTACGAAATCAGCAGGAACGTTCAGGCATACGACCGTGAATCAGGGGATGAAGTTTTGAGGCTAGTTGAGAATGTCGAGCAGTTCTCGACCGCCGATATTTATTTCCTctcaaaaataatcgaacacgagGCGGCGACTCACGTTTCAACGGAAGTCACGCTGGAAGACATATCCCGCATCTCGATTATACTGGACAAGGTGATGAGAACAGATAAAACTGTGCTCAGACAGTCCGTGATTCTGAATTCCACTAATATACTCCTGGACTCTCTTGGAAGGCTGCTAGACTACGCCTCAACGACGATCAGCACGGAATATCTAGCTGAAGATGACGGATTGATCAGCATCGTTAGGTCGAATCTGATCATCTACATATCAGACCCTAATATCACGAACGTCACTGGCCTGGCACTGATCAAAAACTCCACGAATTCCACCGTGGTGTCCAGCTCTTTCTTTGAATTCAACCTCGTGCCTCTGGGTCCTGACCATAGTATAGAAAACGTCGCTGAACTGGGTGACGTTGAGGTTGCGACCTGGCTACCAAGGAATCTGCTCGACCTTCTAATGAAGCCAAACTACACGAATTTCAACTCGAGCATGGAAAACTCTACCGTAAAAGATCCTCTGAGGGTTGTGACTACTCTTTTCTACGATGACACAGTATTCGACAGTGGTTTGAGAGCTCAAAATCCCAACGAGGTTAGCAGTCGAGTGATCAGCATGTCGGTGCCCGGTTACGGCGCGAATCTTCCGTTTCCGATACCGCTTCTATTCAAACCGTTGAAGGGAGCCTCGCAACAAACGAAGACATGCGCTTTCTGGGACTTCGATTATGTCAGTATTTCTACCGTAGCTTCTTTCAGCGCTTGGTCTGAAGATGGGTGCCAGAACTCCGGAAGAACACGAGATCTTTCCGGTGAGTTGAACGTCTGTCTTTGTTCTCACTTGACGCACTTTGCGCAGCTAGTTTTGGGCCACTTTCCGGGTCCAGAGGAAGTTGGGGACCCAGTTTCCATCCAGCACGGGCAGGCCCTCGAGGTGATAACGGTGATTGGCTGCGTCCTGTCCATGGTCGGTGTATGCGGCATCCTGATAACAGCAACCGTCTTTAAGACTTGGCGAAAGAAGCCCGGCAGCAAAGTCCTGATCCAACTGGCCTTGGCTTTGGGACTGGAGAAGTTTGTAATCGGCATATTGCCGATCGTGGATTCCGTGAATTACCCGATTCCCTGCATCGTCACTGGCGCACTTCTTCACTACGCCGTGCTTGCCGAATTTTCGTGGATGCTGGTGACCGCCTGGCTCCAATTCAAGAGATACGTCACGGTTCTCGGCGCTACGCGACCACCAAGATTTTTACTCAAGGCAGCCGCATTCGCCTGGGGAGTTCCTATGATAATAGTTTCCATCGTTGCTGGGATCGATCCTTACGCCTACATGCCGGGAACCGATTCCAAGGTGACTTATTGCTACGTATCAGGAATCGCACAGTACGTTGGCCTCCTCGGACCGGTGATTATCGTTATTTCTCTGAACGCGTTTCTGTTCGTTCGTGTAATTCACAGCATCCTAGGGGCTCAGAATAAAAGACCCAATTTCCATGCCGATAAGACCCTCGTCATCGCGCAACTTAGACTCGGAATCATGCTGTTCTTTCTACTGGGAATCACCTGGGTATTCGGTCTGTTCGCGAAAATCGGGGGTGGTTTACTATTCAGTTACCTattttgtatcaccgctaCTTTACAAGGTTTCGTTTTGTTcacgttttttattatttgcgaTCCGGACACGAGACAACTATGGTATTCGCTTATTAAACTGACTGGAAAAGCGTCTGGTACAATCAGCCCAAACTCTTCACCTAGTAGCGCAATCAGTGAGTACAGTCAACGTTATTAA
- the LOC107225045 gene encoding NADH dehydrogenase [ubiquinone] 1 beta subcomplex subunit 11, mitochondrial, translated as MAGVVRLQGLQRLRNALTGVTSRRSINSSSKKCEAKSQTQCAEPPKENWVSYGFDRNSKTIDRNVMKQTLFVTVTLCLVIGGFGWSYLPDPLLKDWAQREAYLLLRYREENGLPLIDRNFIDPAKIKLPSDEELGDTEIII; from the coding sequence ATGGCGGGTGTAGTTCGTCTGCAAGGGCTTCAGAGGCTGAGAAACGCGTTGACAGGTGTAACCTCAAGACGCAGCATAAATTCCTCGTCAAAAAAATGCGAAGCCAAGAGTCAGACGCAGTGTGCGGAACCCCCTAAGGAGAACTGGGTGAGCTACGGTTTCGATCGAAACAGCAAGACCATCGATCGAAATGTTATGAAGCAAACATTATTTGTCACCGTCACCCTTTGCCTCGTTATTGGAGGATTTGGCTGGTCCTACTTGCCAGATCCATTGCTCAAGGACTGGGCGCAACGAGAAGCATACCTTTTACTTCGCTATAGAGAAGAGAATGGACTTCCTCTGATTGATCGCAACTTTATTGATCCTGCCAAAATCAAACTTCCAAGCGATGAGGAACTGGGCGACACAGAGATCATCATTTAG
- the LOC107225049 gene encoding Golgi reassembly-stacking protein 2, giving the protein MGSSQSVEIPGGGTEGYHVLRVQDGSPGQKAGLEAFFDFIVAIGNTRLDQDNDTLKELLKAGVDKELQITVYSSKTQSVRQSVIVPSMTWGGQGLLGVSIRFCSFEGANENVWHVLEVHPSSPAELAGLKSFTDYIISADSVLHESEDIFTLIEAHESRPLKLYVYNTNEDSCREVTVTPNNTWGGEGSLGCGLGYGYLHRIPIRNIPSPSVTASSHSYASNIKTPVTTTASTNVHISQSNPVTNIPPGFSIPPSYVTSNAAMAPPSAIKETVEPTTVSVTPVSPTLPQLDNVPQIDPVSAGATTTTATSTSHLFAGQSDVNLTQSSVQAAEYYGTPNIPGMPLTPPTPASMVNVGPPSGIPMYSTPLPNYNLLSGPTSAALPYNVSQPHMVTTPISLPGMPPITVSATLPQNHPYYPPVCNPNQAPVPTPGLPSTTASAQ; this is encoded by the exons ATGGGATCATCCCAGAGTGTTGAAATACCCGGCGGAGGTACGGAAGGTTATCACGTTCTTCGC GTCCAGGACGGTTCTCCTGGACAGAAGGCTGGCCTCGAAGCATTCTTCGATTTCATTGTAGCAATTGGAAACACTAGATTG GATCAAGACAACGACACTTTAAAGGAACTCCTAAAAGCTGGTGTCGACAAAGAGCTGCAAATAACTGTTTACAGCAGCAAAACGCAGTCTGTCAGACAGTCTGTGATTGTCCCCAGCATGACTTGGGGCGGTCAAGGTCTACTCGGTGTCAGCATAAGGTTTTGCTCGTTTGAGGGTGCTAACGAAAATGTTTGGCATGTGCTT GAAGTACATCCTTCGTCACCGGCTGAACTGGCGGGATTAAAATCATTTACAGATTACATTATTAGCGCAGACTCCGTTCTGCACGAAAGTGAGGATATATTCACATTAATTGAAGCCCACGAGTCGCGCCCACTCAAACTTTATGTTTACAATACGAATGAAGATTCTTGCAGAGAGGTGACGGTAACTCCGAATAATACTTGGGGTGGGGAAGGCAG CTTAGGATGCGGGCTTGGCTATGGATACCTTCATAGAATACCCATCAGAAATATTCCGTCTCCATCAGTCACTGCCAGTAGTCATTCGTATGCG AGTAACATTAAAACTCCCGTGACGACAACGGCGTCAACGAATGTTCATATCAGTCAGAGTAATCCAGTTACCAATATACCACCTGGATTTTCCATTCCTCCAAGTTACGTGACAAGTAATGCGGCAATGGCACCGCCTTCTGCGATTAAAGAAACTGTCGAACCTACAACAGTTTCCGTCACTCCAGTTTCTCCCACTTTGCCACAACTCGATAATGTTCCTCAAATAGATCCTGTATCTGCTGGAGCAACAACTACAACTGCCACTTCGACCTCTCATCTGTTCGCCGGACAGTCTGATGTCAATTTAACTCAGA GTTCTGTACAAGCCGCTGAATATTACGGAACTCCAAATATTCCGGGTATGCCATTGACTCCACCTACACCCGCAAGCATGGTCAATGTTGGCCCGCCGTCaggtatacctatgtattcCACGCCCTTACCGAATTACAATTTGCTAAGTGGCCCAACGAGCGCAGCTTTGCCGTACAATGTAAGTCAGCCTCACATGGTGACAACACCTATTTCTTTACCTGGAATGCCCCCAATTACCGTCAGTGCTACTCTTCCTCAGAACCATCCTTACTATCCCCCTGTCTGTAATCCTAATCAGGCACCTGTCCCAACACCAGGCTTACCGTCTACAACGGCGTCAGCACAATAA